From a single Deltaproteobacteria bacterium genomic region:
- a CDS encoding GHMP kinase, with amino-acid sequence MIIVRTPLRLSFVGGGSDIPAFYKRSEGRVVSCAMDKYVYVIVKSRFDDKIYINYSQKECVDRVSEIRHDLVREAMLITGVESGVEITTLADVPSEGSGLGSSSSITVALLHALFTYKNKLVTAEDLARMACDIEISRAQKPIGRQDQYAAAYGGVNEFVFHEDDSVTRLPVSVSDSVFRRFSSSLLLYFTGITRKADVILSEQSKNAEDADKFDFQRRMAELVGPFRAALETGDIAECGRLLDENWRMKQQMAKGISNEKIEAMYGAAKNAGALGGKVAGAGGGGFLMLLVPRERQAAVFSAMQEFRELPFMLERSGSKVIFEDRTYSFK; translated from the coding sequence ATGATAATCGTACGCACGCCGTTAAGGCTCAGTTTCGTGGGGGGGGGATCGGACATCCCGGCGTTCTACAAGCGCTCGGAAGGCCGGGTGGTCTCCTGCGCCATGGACAAGTACGTCTACGTCATAGTGAAATCGCGCTTTGACGACAAAATCTACATCAACTACTCCCAGAAGGAGTGCGTTGACCGGGTGAGCGAAATCCGGCACGACCTGGTGCGCGAGGCCATGCTCATCACGGGGGTCGAAAGCGGCGTGGAGATCACCACCCTTGCGGACGTGCCCTCGGAGGGAAGCGGCCTGGGAAGCTCAAGCTCCATAACCGTGGCCCTTCTGCACGCCCTTTTTACGTACAAAAACAAGCTGGTTACGGCTGAAGACCTTGCAAGGATGGCCTGCGACATAGAAATCTCCCGCGCCCAAAAACCCATCGGACGCCAGGACCAGTACGCGGCGGCCTACGGGGGCGTAAACGAGTTCGTGTTCCACGAAGATGACTCGGTGACAAGGCTTCCGGTTTCCGTTTCCGATTCGGTTTTCAGGCGCTTTTCGTCGAGCCTTCTGCTTTATTTCACGGGCATCACCAGAAAGGCCGACGTGATACTTTCCGAGCAGAGCAAAAACGCCGAAGACGCCGACAAGTTCGATTTTCAGCGGCGCATGGCCGAACTCGTGGGGCCTTTCCGAGCGGCGCTCGAAACCGGCGACATCGCCGAATGCGGCAGGCTCCTGGACGAGAACTGGCGCATGAAGCAGCAGATGGCGAAAGGCATTTCCAACGAAAAAATCGAGGCCATGTACGGGGCCGCCAAAAACGCGGGCGCCCTGGGCGGAAAGGTGGCTGGAGCGGGCGGCGGGGGCTTTCTGATGCTCCTCGTCCCCCGGGAGCGACAGGCGGCGGTGTTCTCCGCAATGCAGGAGTTCCGGGAGCTGCCCTTCATGCTGGAAAGAAGCGGCAGCAAGGTTATATTCGAGGACCGTACGTACTCTTTTAAGTGA
- the gmd gene encoding GDP-mannose 4,6-dehydratase produces the protein MARKKALITGVTGQDGSYLAEFLLEKGYEVHGLKRRSSLFNTARVDHLYQDPHEPERAFIVHYADLTDAGNVIRLVGAIRPDEIYNLGAQSHVKVAFDMPEYTANVDALGTLRMLEAVRICGLEKSVRFYQASTSELYGDAAETPQNEATPFRPRSPYACAKLYAFWITANYRDAYGMFAANGILFNHESPRRGETFVTRKITRAVARILLGLTPRLYLGNLSAKRDWGHARDFVEAQWLVLQAEKPEDFVIATGEQHSVREFCQRAFREVGIEIQWRGEGANEEGVAVSFSPTAIALEAMRHMPLAEIAEGDVLISVDPAYFRPTDVESLLGDASKAREKLGWKPKVGFDTLVGEMVAVDLDEAVREAICRHHGYPLPSGFEAQGA, from the coding sequence ATGGCTCGGAAAAAGGCTTTGATAACGGGCGTTACCGGGCAGGACGGAAGCTATCTTGCCGAATTTCTGCTGGAAAAGGGCTACGAGGTGCATGGACTCAAGCGCCGCAGCTCCCTTTTCAACACGGCAAGGGTGGACCACCTGTACCAGGACCCCCACGAGCCGGAGCGGGCCTTCATCGTCCATTACGCCGACCTTACCGACGCCGGAAACGTGATACGCCTCGTGGGGGCGATAAGGCCCGACGAGATTTACAACCTGGGAGCCCAGAGCCACGTGAAGGTGGCTTTCGATATGCCCGAATACACCGCAAACGTTGACGCCCTGGGTACCCTTCGGATGCTGGAGGCCGTGCGGATATGCGGCCTGGAAAAATCCGTGCGCTTCTACCAGGCCTCCACCAGCGAGCTTTACGGCGACGCGGCGGAAACGCCCCAGAACGAGGCCACGCCCTTCCGACCAAGGAGCCCCTACGCCTGCGCCAAGCTCTACGCCTTCTGGATAACCGCCAACTACCGGGACGCCTACGGCATGTTTGCGGCCAACGGCATCCTTTTCAACCACGAGTCCCCAAGAAGGGGCGAGACCTTCGTGACGAGGAAGATCACCCGGGCCGTGGCCAGAATCCTCCTGGGACTTACGCCCCGGCTCTACCTGGGAAACCTCTCGGCCAAAAGGGACTGGGGGCACGCAAGGGATTTCGTGGAGGCCCAGTGGCTGGTGCTCCAGGCGGAAAAGCCGGAGGATTTCGTCATCGCCACCGGAGAGCAGCACTCGGTGCGGGAATTCTGCCAAAGGGCCTTCCGGGAGGTGGGGATCGAAATCCAGTGGCGGGGCGAGGGGGCAAACGAGGAAGGCGTGGCGGTGTCGTTTTCCCCTACAGCCATAGCCCTTGAGGCCATGCGCCACATGCCCCTTGCGGAAATAGCCGAAGGTGACGTATTGATATCGGTCGACCCGGCCTATTTCCGGCCCACCGACGTGGAGTCGCTTCTGGGCGACGCATCCAAGGCGCGGGAAAAACTCGGCTGGAAGCCCAAGGTCGGCTTTGACACGCTTGTGGGCGAGATGGTGGCGGTTGACCTGGACGAAGCCGTGAGGGAGGCCATCTGCCGTCATCACGGGTATCCTCTCCCATCCGGCTTCGAAGCCCAGGGGGCGTGA
- a CDS encoding GDP-mannose dehydrogenase yields the protein MSHHDEEKKPLAVSVCPAGEVFPLPRAEEYDRENERLAKLVAEQRALGREIVVVMGVGFVGAVMAGVVADSTDKVTGKPGKFVLGMQRPSTRSYWKIHYLNRGQAPVDAEDPEVAPLIARCVKEKKTLAATFSYEALSHADVVVVDVQCDYLKESLGNVRNGKADIAALEASLAVIGERIKPDCMVLIETTVPPGTTEHVAYPIIKKAFERRGMPDALPLLAHSFERVMPGRNYVSSIRDFWRVCSGVNPTARERVVKFLSEVLNVDKFPLTVLDRPLESETTKIVENSYRATILAFLHEWSLFAERNGVDLIKVIDAIKVRPTHSNIIFPGPGIGGYCLPKDGGLGVWSYHTLLGFEDEIFKITPMAIDINDTRALHAARLVRDGLRNMGKIVSAAQCVLLGASYREDVGDTRYSGSEIIVRKLIEMGGEVVIHDPYVKHWWELEKQETYPAPGHSWSRFFRNQESVSDTVVEKDLEKALKGADAVIFAVRHQEYMALSPDEVIRMTGRPVAVLDCFGVLDDAKIRRYFELGCEVKGMGRGHVKRIKDEVAAKPV from the coding sequence ATGTCCCATCACGACGAAGAAAAAAAACCCCTTGCCGTTTCCGTATGCCCTGCCGGAGAGGTTTTTCCGCTTCCCCGGGCCGAAGAGTACGACAGGGAAAATGAACGGCTGGCCAAGCTCGTGGCCGAACAGAGGGCTCTTGGCCGCGAGATAGTGGTGGTGATGGGCGTGGGCTTTGTGGGCGCGGTCATGGCCGGGGTGGTGGCCGATTCCACCGACAAGGTCACCGGCAAGCCCGGAAAGTTCGTGCTTGGAATGCAGAGGCCGTCCACGCGGAGCTACTGGAAGATTCATTATCTCAATCGCGGCCAGGCCCCGGTGGACGCCGAGGACCCGGAAGTTGCGCCCCTGATAGCCCGGTGCGTGAAAGAGAAAAAGACCCTTGCGGCCACCTTCAGCTACGAGGCCCTTTCCCACGCGGATGTTGTTGTGGTGGATGTCCAGTGCGACTACCTGAAGGAGAGCCTTGGGAACGTGCGTAACGGCAAGGCCGACATCGCGGCCCTGGAAGCCTCGCTGGCGGTGATCGGCGAGCGCATCAAGCCCGACTGCATGGTTCTCATCGAAACCACGGTTCCCCCCGGAACCACCGAGCACGTGGCCTATCCCATCATCAAGAAGGCCTTTGAAAGGCGCGGGATGCCGGACGCCCTGCCCCTTCTGGCCCACTCCTTCGAGCGGGTCATGCCGGGCAGGAACTACGTAAGCTCCATCCGCGACTTCTGGCGGGTGTGCTCCGGCGTAAACCCCACGGCCCGCGAGCGCGTGGTTAAGTTCCTTTCGGAAGTCCTTAACGTGGACAAGTTTCCCCTCACGGTGCTGGACCGGCCCCTTGAAAGCGAAACCACCAAGATCGTGGAAAACTCCTACAGAGCCACCATCCTGGCCTTCCTTCACGAGTGGAGCCTTTTCGCCGAAAGAAACGGCGTGGACCTCATAAAGGTGATAGACGCCATAAAGGTGCGGCCCACCCACTCCAACATAATTTTCCCCGGCCCCGGCATAGGCGGTTACTGCCTGCCCAAGGACGGCGGACTTGGCGTGTGGAGCTACCACACACTTTTAGGCTTTGAGGATGAAATCTTCAAGATCACACCCATGGCCATAGACATCAACGACACCCGCGCCCTTCACGCGGCCCGGCTCGTGCGCGACGGCCTTCGCAACATGGGAAAGATCGTCTCCGCCGCCCAGTGCGTGCTATTGGGGGCCTCCTACCGGGAGGATGTGGGCGACACCCGCTATTCGGGCTCTGAAATCATAGTCAGGAAGCTCATCGAAATGGGCGGAGAGGTGGTTATCCACGACCCCTACGTAAAGCACTGGTGGGAGCTTGAAAAGCAGGAGACCTACCCTGCCCCCGGCCATTCCTGGTCCCGTTTTTTCCGCAACCAGGAATCGGTTTCCGACACCGTTGTGGAAAAGGACCTGGAAAAGGCCCTGAAAGGCGCGGACGCCGTGATTTTTGCCGTCAGGCACCAGGAGTACATGGCCTTATCCCCCGACGAGGTCATAAGGATGACGGGCCGCCCGGTGGCTGTGCTGGACTGCTTCGGCGTTCTGGACGACGCCAAGATACGCCGCTATTTCGAGCTTGGGTGCGAAGTCAAAGGGATGGGGCGCGGACATGTCAAACGCATCAAAGATGAAGTAGCGGCCAAGCCCGTCTAA
- a CDS encoding NAD-dependent epimerase: MKTLVTGAAGFIGYHLSERLCAKGDEVVGLDNLNDYYDPLLKEARLKRLANHKNFRFIKADMSDRDAMADLFAREKFDRAANLAAQAGVRYSLKNPHAYVDANLTGFVNVLEGCRHSGVKHLVFASSSSVYGMNTNRPFSVHHNVDHPVSLYAATKKANELLAHSYAHLYRLPVTGLRFFTVYGPWGRPDMALFLFTRAILEGRPIEVFNEGRMERDFTYIDDIVEGVVRVLDRVPAPDPAWTGDAPDSASSSAPYRLYNIGNNNPVSLLDFIEVIEKALGKKAEKKMMPMQPGDVAATCADIDDLAADVGFSPATPLEDGVGRFIEWYRSYYGN, from the coding sequence ATGAAGACACTGGTTACCGGGGCTGCGGGCTTCATCGGCTATCACCTTAGCGAAAGGCTTTGCGCCAAAGGCGATGAAGTGGTGGGCCTGGACAATCTTAACGACTATTACGACCCGTTGCTGAAAGAGGCTCGCCTTAAAAGGCTTGCGAATCATAAAAATTTCAGGTTCATAAAGGCCGACATGTCCGACCGGGACGCGATGGCCGACCTGTTTGCGCGGGAAAAATTCGACAGGGCGGCCAACCTCGCGGCCCAGGCCGGGGTGCGCTATTCCCTCAAAAACCCCCACGCCTACGTGGACGCCAACCTCACGGGCTTCGTGAACGTCTTGGAGGGGTGCAGGCATTCGGGGGTGAAGCACCTTGTGTTCGCCTCAAGCTCGTCGGTCTACGGCATGAACACCAACCGGCCCTTTTCGGTGCATCACAACGTGGACCACCCGGTAAGCCTCTACGCGGCCACCAAGAAGGCCAACGAGCTTCTGGCCCACTCATACGCCCACCTGTACCGGCTTCCGGTTACCGGGCTGCGTTTTTTCACGGTTTACGGACCCTGGGGAAGGCCGGACATGGCCCTTTTCCTTTTCACCAGGGCCATTTTGGAGGGACGCCCCATCGAGGTCTTCAACGAAGGCCGCATGGAGCGCGACTTCACCTACATAGACGACATCGTGGAAGGCGTGGTGCGGGTTCTGGACCGGGTTCCGGCCCCGGACCCAGCCTGGACAGGCGATGCCCCTGATTCGGCGTCCAGTTCGGCCCCATACAGGCTTTACAACATCGGCAACAACAATCCTGTAAGCCTTCTCGATTTCATAGAGGTGATCGAAAAGGCCCTTGGGAAAAAGGCCGAGAAAAAAATGATGCCCATGCAGCCCGGAGACGTGGCCGCCACCTGCGCGGACATAGACGATCTCGCGGCTGACGTTGGTTTTTCCCCCGCCACCCCCCTTGAAGACGGGGTCGGCAGATTCATCGAATGGTACCGGAGCTACTACGGCAACTGA
- a CDS encoding nucleotide sugar dehydrogenase, producing the protein MADGAFIKKILCIGAGYVGGPTMAVLADKCPDVSVTVVDINPDRIKAWNSEELPIYEPGLSDVVKRARGRNLFFSTDIDDGIRAADIIFVSVNTPTKTFGAGAGMAADLQYWEKTARRILSVAKPPKIIVEKSTVPVRTAQAMEQILNRPPVDGGFQVLSNPEFLAEGSAVSDLLNPDRVLIGSQLTPEGVAAADELAALYARWVPREKILTCDVWSSELSKLVANAFLAQRISSVNAVSALCEKTGADVTRVAAAVGMDGRIGDRFLRAGVGFGGSCFKKDILNLVYLCRSYGLSEAADYWEQVVKINEYQKDRFAGKILAALFNTLAGKKVCLFGFAFKADTGDTRDSPAISLVRRLVEEPTEAVVTDPQALENARIDLADLGNAVKYVEDPCEAAKGAHAMAVVTDWRIYAELDYETIYKSMEKPAFVFDGRNILDHDRLYEIGFNVFPVGKPAMTHLTWGTDWAE; encoded by the coding sequence ATGGCGGACGGCGCGTTTATCAAGAAAATCCTGTGCATAGGCGCGGGCTACGTGGGCGGGCCCACAATGGCCGTGCTTGCCGACAAGTGCCCGGACGTCTCGGTCACGGTGGTTGACATCAACCCGGACCGCATAAAAGCCTGGAACTCGGAAGAGCTTCCCATCTACGAGCCGGGGCTTTCTGACGTGGTGAAAAGGGCCAGAGGCAGAAACCTCTTTTTCTCCACCGACATCGACGATGGAATAAGGGCCGCCGACATCATCTTCGTTTCCGTGAACACACCCACCAAGACCTTCGGCGCGGGCGCTGGCATGGCGGCGGACCTCCAGTACTGGGAAAAAACCGCCCGCCGGATTCTCTCTGTGGCCAAGCCGCCCAAGATCATCGTGGAAAAAAGCACCGTGCCGGTCCGCACGGCCCAGGCAATGGAGCAGATTTTGAACCGGCCCCCGGTGGACGGCGGATTCCAGGTCCTCTCCAATCCCGAATTTCTGGCCGAAGGCTCGGCCGTAAGCGATCTTCTGAACCCCGACCGGGTGCTCATCGGCTCCCAGCTAACTCCCGAAGGCGTTGCCGCAGCCGACGAGTTGGCAGCACTCTACGCGAGATGGGTTCCGAGGGAGAAAATCCTCACCTGCGACGTGTGGTCCAGCGAGCTTTCGAAGCTCGTGGCCAACGCCTTTCTGGCCCAGCGCATAAGCTCGGTGAACGCGGTTTCGGCCCTGTGCGAAAAAACCGGGGCGGACGTTACAAGGGTGGCCGCCGCTGTGGGCATGGACGGGCGCATCGGAGACAGATTTTTGAGGGCGGGCGTGGGCTTCGGCGGCTCCTGCTTCAAAAAGGACATCTTGAACCTCGTCTATCTGTGCCGCTCCTACGGATTAAGCGAGGCCGCCGACTACTGGGAGCAGGTGGTGAAAATCAACGAGTACCAGAAGGACCGCTTTGCCGGAAAAATTCTTGCGGCCCTTTTCAATACCCTGGCGGGGAAAAAGGTCTGCCTTTTCGGTTTCGCCTTCAAGGCCGACACCGGCGACACCCGCGACAGCCCGGCCATAAGCCTGGTAAGAAGGCTCGTGGAGGAGCCCACCGAAGCCGTGGTGACAGACCCCCAGGCCCTGGAAAACGCCAGAATCGACCTTGCGGACCTTGGAAACGCCGTTAAATACGTGGAAGACCCCTGCGAGGCGGCCAAAGGCGCTCACGCCATGGCGGTGGTCACGGACTGGCGGATTTATGCGGAACTCGATTATGAAACGATCTACAAGAGCATGGAAAAACCGGCTTTTGTCTTCGACGGTCGCAACATTCTTGACCACGACCGGCTTTATGAAATAGGATTCAATGTTTTTCCCGTCGGAAAACCGGCGATGACCCATCTTACGTGGGGAACTGATTGGGCGGAATAA
- the hisF gene encoding imidazole glycerol phosphate synthase subunit HisF, with the protein MLAKRVIVCLDVRDGKTTKGIKFVGNVDIGDPVEMARKYYEDGADEIVFYDITASHEKRGIMLDVVRRVAETIFIPFSVGGGISSVSDMRDVLLAGAEKISVNSAAVKNPSIISEGAKAFGNQCVVLGMDVKKVEKSEKIPSGYEIVIAGGRISMGIDALWWAQEAERLGAGEICLNSIDADGTKEGYELVLTRLISENVNIPVIASGGGGTPEHLGDVLTEGKADAALIASMVHYGLYGIDEIKAHLESRDIPTRRVLC; encoded by the coding sequence ATGTTGGCCAAGCGCGTCATAGTCTGCCTGGATGTTAGGGACGGGAAGACCACCAAGGGGATCAAGTTCGTGGGGAACGTGGACATCGGCGACCCGGTGGAAATGGCGCGCAAGTACTATGAGGACGGAGCCGACGAAATAGTGTTCTACGACATCACGGCCTCCCATGAAAAACGCGGGATCATGCTGGACGTGGTGCGAAGGGTGGCCGAAACGATTTTCATCCCATTTTCCGTGGGCGGTGGCATATCGAGCGTGAGCGACATGCGGGACGTTTTGCTGGCCGGGGCGGAAAAGATTTCCGTGAACTCCGCTGCGGTGAAAAATCCGTCCATCATATCGGAGGGCGCGAAAGCCTTCGGCAACCAGTGCGTGGTCCTTGGCATGGACGTGAAAAAGGTTGAAAAAAGCGAAAAGATTCCGTCCGGCTACGAGATCGTGATAGCGGGCGGCAGGATTTCAATGGGTATCGACGCCCTGTGGTGGGCGCAGGAGGCCGAACGCCTTGGGGCTGGCGAAATATGCCTCAATTCCATTGACGCCGACGGCACCAAGGAGGGCTACGAGCTTGTCCTCACCCGGCTTATCAGCGAAAACGTGAACATCCCGGTCATCGCCTCCGGCGGCGGCGGAACGCCGGAACACCTTGGCGACGTACTCACCGAAGGAAAAGCCGACGCCGCGCTCATCGCATCAATGGTGCACTACGGTTTGTACGGCATTGACGAAATCAAGGCCCACCTTGAGTCCCGCGACATACCCACACGAAGGGTCCTTTGCTGA
- the gltA gene encoding NADPH-dependent glutamate synthase codes for MAEEKAKVPRQKMPEQDPAVRRRNFKEVPLGYSPETAKLEASRCIQCKTPGCSKGCPVGIDIPGFVKEIAVGNFEAGIAKLKEQNALPAVCGRVCPQESQCEGNCILGKKGEPVAIGRLERFIADWERTEGKMKLATLPAPSGKKVAVVGSGPSGLTVAGDLCLKGHDVTVFEAFHKPGGVLLYGIPEFRLPKDILFSEINGLERLGVKFEVNAVVGKVVSLEELFEEGFDAIYVAVGAGLPYFLGVPGENLIGVYSANEYLTRSNLMKAYLFPEYDTPLVRGKNVIVVGAGNVAMDSARTAMRMGADTVKIVYRRSREEMPARAEEIHHAEEEGIELFLLTNPVRFLGDADGRLTTVECQKMELGEADASGRRRPVPIEGAFFTMPTDLAVISVGAGANPLLTGSTPALSLNKRGYIVAQPETGKTTMKGVWAGGDIVTGMATVIQAMGAGKQAAASMHDYLTIGW; via the coding sequence ATGGCTGAAGAAAAAGCTAAGGTGCCCCGGCAGAAAATGCCAGAACAGGACCCGGCTGTCCGCAGGAGAAACTTCAAGGAAGTGCCCCTGGGCTACTCCCCGGAAACCGCCAAGCTGGAAGCCTCCCGCTGCATCCAGTGCAAGACGCCCGGATGCTCCAAGGGCTGCCCGGTGGGCATCGACATTCCAGGCTTTGTCAAGGAAATCGCCGTCGGAAATTTCGAGGCGGGCATAGCCAAGCTGAAGGAGCAGAACGCCCTTCCCGCAGTGTGCGGCAGGGTCTGCCCCCAGGAAAGCCAGTGCGAAGGCAACTGCATCCTTGGCAAAAAGGGCGAGCCCGTGGCAATTGGCCGCCTTGAGCGCTTCATCGCCGACTGGGAGCGCACCGAGGGCAAGATGAAGCTGGCCACCCTGCCCGCCCCCTCCGGCAAGAAGGTTGCAGTGGTCGGCTCCGGCCCGTCCGGCCTCACCGTGGCGGGCGACCTGTGCCTAAAGGGCCACGACGTTACGGTTTTCGAGGCCTTTCACAAGCCGGGCGGCGTGCTCCTTTACGGAATCCCCGAATTCCGGCTTCCCAAGGACATCCTCTTCTCCGAAATCAACGGACTTGAACGCCTTGGCGTGAAGTTCGAGGTCAACGCCGTCGTGGGCAAGGTGGTATCCCTGGAAGAGCTTTTCGAGGAAGGCTTCGACGCCATCTACGTGGCGGTCGGCGCTGGCCTGCCGTACTTTTTGGGCGTGCCGGGCGAGAACTTGATCGGCGTATATTCCGCCAACGAGTACCTCACCCGGTCCAACCTCATGAAGGCTTACCTCTTCCCGGAATACGACACCCCTCTGGTTCGCGGCAAGAACGTCATTGTGGTTGGCGCAGGCAACGTGGCCATGGATTCGGCCCGCACGGCAATGCGCATGGGCGCGGATACCGTGAAGATCGTCTATCGCCGCAGCCGCGAGGAAATGCCCGCCCGCGCCGAGGAGATCCACCACGCCGAGGAAGAAGGCATCGAACTGTTCCTTCTCACCAACCCGGTGCGCTTCCTTGGGGACGCGGACGGACGCCTCACCACGGTGGAATGCCAGAAGATGGAACTTGGCGAGGCCGACGCATCAGGCCGCCGCCGCCCTGTGCCCATCGAAGGGGCCTTCTTTACGATGCCCACCGATCTTGCGGTCATCTCGGTCGGCGCAGGAGCCAACCCGCTTCTTACCGGTTCCACCCCGGCCCTTTCGCTTAACAAACGCGGTTACATCGTGGCCCAGCCGGAAACCGGCAAGACCACCATGAAGGGCGTGTGGGCGGGCGGCGACATCGTGACCGGAATGGCCACGGTCATCCAGGCCATGGGCGCGGGAAAACAAGCCGCAGCGTCCATGCACGACTACCTCACCATCGGCTGGTGA
- a CDS encoding sulfide/dihydroorotate dehydrogenase-like FAD/NAD-binding protein, translating to MYKILSKRELAQGTVVENVISAPRIAKKAKPGQFVILRVNETGERIPLTMADTDPEKGTITLIYQVVGKTTALMKTLNVGDGYQDIAGPLGKPTHIEKVGTVVCIGGGTGIAVLHPITRALKQAGNKVYGICGARTKDLLIMEDAMAAASTECTLCTDDGSCGYHGFGTDLLKQILDREKVDLVVGIGPVPMMKFVCSVTLPYNVRTLVSLNAIMVDGTGMCGCCRATVGGKTAFACVDGPEFDGHQVDFDELTKRLRGYADMERQSMELFEHKCSCK from the coding sequence ATGTATAAGATCCTTTCCAAACGAGAGTTGGCCCAGGGCACCGTGGTGGAAAACGTCATTTCCGCGCCCCGGATAGCCAAAAAGGCCAAGCCCGGCCAGTTCGTGATTCTAAGGGTGAACGAGACCGGCGAACGCATCCCCCTAACCATGGCGGACACCGACCCGGAAAAGGGCACCATCACCCTCATCTATCAGGTCGTGGGCAAGACCACCGCCCTCATGAAGACCCTGAACGTGGGCGACGGCTACCAGGACATCGCGGGGCCATTGGGCAAACCCACCCACATCGAAAAAGTCGGAACCGTGGTGTGCATAGGCGGCGGAACCGGCATCGCGGTTCTCCACCCCATCACCCGCGCCCTGAAACAGGCTGGAAACAAGGTTTACGGCATCTGCGGAGCCCGCACCAAGGACCTTCTTATAATGGAAGACGCCATGGCGGCCGCATCCACCGAGTGCACACTTTGCACCGACGATGGCTCCTGCGGCTACCACGGCTTCGGAACCGACCTTTTGAAGCAGATCCTCGACCGCGAAAAGGTTGACCTGGTTGTCGGCATCGGCCCGGTTCCCATGATGAAGTTCGTGTGCTCGGTAACCTTGCCCTATAACGTCAGAACCCTGGTGAGCTTGAACGCCATCATGGTGGACGGAACAGGCATGTGCGGCTGCTGCCGGGCCACGGTGGGCGGCAAAACCGCCTTCGCCTGCGTGGACGGCCCTGAATTCGACGGCCACCAGGTGGATTTCGACGAGCTTACCAAGCGCCTGCGCGGTTATGCGGACATGGAACGGCAGTCCATGGAGCTCTTTGAACACAAATGCTCCTGCAAGTGA